A section of the Phaseolus vulgaris cultivar G19833 chromosome 8, P. vulgaris v2.0, whole genome shotgun sequence genome encodes:
- the LOC137826613 gene encoding uncharacterized protein has translation MDSEKALELVKHGVTLLFLDVPQYTMVAIDTQMFSVGPAFKGIKMIPPGTHFVYYSSSSRDGKVFSPIVGFFIDAGPSEVIVRKWDQREERLVKVYEEEEERYSQAVKNLEFDRQLGPYNLSRYEDWKQLSNFITKSVIERLEPIGGEITVECENEIVRNTTKIPLEEAPEKQLEVGNSASSVGKSHRKGCYYTSIPRVVKCKGISGQELTSLNLDKTQLLETLLAKDYGGSEDMLLGELQFAFVVFLMGQSLEAFLQWKSLVSLLFGCTEAPFRTRTQLFTKFIKVIHNQLKYGLQNDHMDTGSTLLDDSLISADSFLHHVCKDFFSSLLDGSVIDGDLLKWTRKFKELLESSLGWEFQQGSAGDGIYFEENDEYAPVVEMLDDEALVG, from the exons ATGGATTCTGAAAAAGCGTTAGAGCTTGTCAAGCACGGTGTCACTCTTCTCTTCCTCGATGTTCCTCAGTACACTATGGTCGCCATCGATACTCAG ATGTTCTCTGTGGGACCTGCTTTTAAGGGTATTAAGATGATCCCTCCTGGCACTCACTTTGTGTACTATAGTTCATCAAGCAG AGATGGAAAAGTGTTCTCACCAATTGTTGGATTCTTCATTGATGCTGGCCCTTCAGAg GTAATTGTTCGTAAATGGGATCAACGAGAGGAAAGGTTAGTCAAAGTTTATGAGGAAGAG GAAGAAAGATACAGTCAAGCTGTTAAAAATTTGGAATTTGACAGACAACTTGGGCCTTACAATCTTAGCCGTTATGAAGATTGGAAACAATTATCTAATTTTATCACAAAGAGTGTCATTGAACGGCTTG AACCAATTGGAGGTGAAATTACTGTTGAATGTGAAAATGAGATTGTTAGAAACACTACTAAAATCCCATTGGAAGAAGCACCAGAGAAGCAGCTGGAGGTTGGTAATTCTGCATCATCTGTTGGCAAGTCTCATAGGAAAGGATGTTATTATACCTCAATTCCACGTGTTGTTAAATGCAAGGGTATTAGTGGGCAGGAACTTACTTCTTTAAATCTTGACAAG ACACAATTGTTAGAAACTTTACTGGCAAAAGATTATGGAGGTTCTGAAGACATGCTTCTTGGAGAACTGCAGTTTGCATTTGTTGTCTTTTTG ATGGGCCAATCGCTAGAAGCATTTCTCCAATGGAAGTCATTAGTTAGCCTTTTGTTTGGCTGCACTGAAGCA CCTTTCCGCACACGAACTCAACTATTCACAAAG TTCATAAAAGTCATCCATAATCAACTAAAATACGGACTACAAAATGATCACATGGATACAGGATCCACACTGTTGGATGATTCTTTGATTTCTGCTGATAGCTTTTTGCACCATGTTTGCAAG GACTTCTTTTCATCATTGCTAGATGGGTCGGTTATTGATGGAGATCTTTTAAAATGG ACAAGGAAATTTAAGGAGCTGTTGGAGAGCAGTCTAGGGTGGGAGTTTCAGCAGGGCAGTGCTGGTGATGGGATATATTTTGAGGAGAATGATGAG TATGCTCCTGTAGTGGAGATGTTGGATGATGAAGCTCTAGTAGGTTAA